From Pelotomaculum schinkii, the proteins below share one genomic window:
- a CDS encoding radical SAM protein → MFNFAGKGVQFQTETLFNLSGQTVQFDPAYSLKAQNETLISGNQKQLFLTDELAKLLGAEDTTTFRVVKRQNKIEIYPNIHSLAKVYIEPTTLCNLNCRTCIRKTWHEPLGSMKLEVFDGLLEQLKEFKSLQTVMFGGFGEPTFHKDILYMIGKVKALGLKAEMVTNGTLLNEAMLQGMLDNGLDTLWVSFDGTSEDSFDDIRAGASFIEVVQNLRRLKELNQQTTHKIKVGIAFVVMKRNIKELRKLGTLAQTVGAEMVSVSNVIPYSSDMLDQMVCARILWANSISYYSRSLPINLPFIDRTETTKQTLFELFRDYNNISIMRNHIDTEAGSCRFVKERCTFIKWDGTVSSCMGLLHSYKTYFTTGRAEREVTAYVLGDTRKNSLKEIWDGQEYHDFREKVDEFDFSPCLQCGPCDLAEKNEEDCFGNKFPTCGGCLWAQGVIQCP, encoded by the coding sequence GTGTTCAACTTTGCCGGAAAGGGTGTCCAGTTTCAAACGGAGACACTGTTCAATCTCAGCGGTCAAACTGTTCAGTTTGACCCGGCATATTCACTTAAAGCGCAAAACGAAACCCTGATTAGTGGCAACCAAAAACAATTATTTCTAACTGATGAGTTGGCGAAACTCCTCGGTGCCGAGGATACAACTACCTTCCGGGTCGTCAAGCGTCAAAACAAGATCGAAATCTACCCCAATATTCACAGCCTGGCAAAGGTTTATATCGAGCCAACAACCCTATGCAACCTGAATTGCCGCACCTGCATCCGGAAAACCTGGCATGAGCCTTTGGGCAGTATGAAACTGGAAGTGTTTGACGGCCTGCTCGAACAGCTTAAAGAGTTCAAAAGCCTGCAAACCGTGATGTTTGGCGGTTTCGGTGAACCCACCTTCCATAAAGACATTCTCTATATGATCGGGAAAGTCAAAGCACTGGGCCTTAAGGCGGAGATGGTAACCAACGGCACCCTGCTCAATGAAGCTATGCTGCAAGGTATGCTGGATAACGGCCTGGATACGCTATGGGTATCCTTTGACGGAACGAGTGAGGACAGTTTTGATGATATCCGGGCGGGAGCCAGTTTTATTGAGGTGGTGCAAAACCTGAGACGACTAAAGGAACTGAATCAACAGACTACGCACAAAATCAAAGTTGGAATCGCGTTTGTAGTCATGAAAAGGAATATCAAGGAATTAAGAAAGCTGGGAACACTGGCCCAAACGGTGGGCGCGGAGATGGTCTCTGTCAGCAATGTGATCCCCTACAGCAGCGACATGCTCGATCAGATGGTCTGTGCAAGGATCCTCTGGGCTAATAGCATCTCGTATTACTCGAGATCCCTGCCAATCAATTTACCATTTATCGATAGAACGGAAACCACCAAACAGACCTTGTTCGAGCTATTCCGGGATTATAACAATATCAGTATCATGCGGAACCATATTGACACGGAAGCAGGCAGCTGCCGGTTTGTTAAGGAACGCTGCACCTTCATTAAATGGGACGGCACCGTAAGTTCCTGCATGGGCCTTTTACATTCCTATAAGACTTATTTCACCACAGGACGGGCAGAAAGGGAAGTTACAGCCTATGTTTTGGGAGATACCCGCAAAAACAGCTTGAAGGAGATATGGGACGGACAGGAATATCATGATTTCAGGGAAAAAGTTGATGAATTTGATTTTTCACCTTGCTTGCAGTGCGGTCCCTGTGACCTTGCCGAAAAAAACGAGGAAGACTGTTTTGGTAACAAATTTCCTACCTGTGGAGGTTGTTTATGGGCACAGGGTGTGATACAGTGTCCCTGA
- the tnpA gene encoding IS66 family insertion sequence element accessory protein TnpA: protein MTIDEQSMIRRRQVSDYRASGKTAAEWCSENNLNIHTLRYWLTKCSREAKAGLKQETFIELKQSSVNEVPVIVKIGAVSIELYSGFQGETLREAITAIRSLWA, encoded by the coding sequence ATGACTATTGACGAGCAGTCCATGATCAGACGCCGGCAAGTAAGCGATTACCGTGCTTCCGGTAAAACCGCTGCCGAATGGTGCTCAGAAAACAACCTAAACATCCATACACTCCGATACTGGTTGACTAAGTGCAGCCGCGAAGCCAAAGCCGGCCTTAAGCAAGAAACCTTTATTGAGTTGAAGCAATCATCCGTGAATGAAGTTCCGGTCATTGTTAAAATTGGGGCGGTTTCCATTGAGCTGTATTCAGGCTTTCAGGGAGAAACTTTGCGCGAGGCCATTACTGCTATTCGTTCCTTATGGGCATAA
- the tnpB gene encoding IS66 family insertion sequence element accessory protein TnpB (TnpB, as the term is used for proteins encoded by IS66 family insertion elements, is considered an accessory protein, since TnpC, encoded by a neighboring gene, is a DDE family transposase.) produces the protein MGINSDGHRILLSCKPCDMRKSIDGLAALVQTQLQMDPFDNCLYVFCNRTCDKCKILHWSNNGWWLYYRKLSRGVFRWKFYQNKQVLEVSERQFRWLLDGLSMEQPSAHKPVNQRIIL, from the coding sequence ATGGGCATAAACTCTGACGGTCACAGAATATTGCTTTCATGCAAACCTTGTGATATGCGAAAAAGCATCGATGGACTTGCAGCCCTGGTGCAGACTCAGTTACAAATGGACCCTTTTGACAACTGCCTCTATGTGTTCTGTAACCGAACCTGTGATAAATGCAAAATCCTTCATTGGTCGAATAATGGCTGGTGGTTGTACTACCGCAAATTAAGCCGCGGCGTCTTCCGATGGAAGTTTTACCAAAACAAGCAGGTTCTTGAGGTTTCCGAAAGGCAGTTTAGATGGCTTTTGGATGGTTTATCGATGGAGCAGCCATCGGCACACAAACCGGTTAATCAACGGATTATTCTTTAA
- the istB gene encoding IS21-like element helper ATPase IstB: MLNDSTVAKLHEMKLSVMAAAFREQLKNANLSDMAFEERFGLLIDAEWAARKNNRLSRLIKNAGFAFNDACIENIEYHDDRKLDKAQIIRLASCNYIQEAHNIIILGATGSGKTYLSNAFGMAASRNFYTVKYVRLPDLLGELAIARGEGTYRKVIKAYKQVKLLILDEWLLFPLKESEARDLLEIVESRYKKASTIFCSQFEIGGWYHKIGEPTLADAISDRIVHDSYTIFIDGKNSMRERKGIANR, from the coding sequence ATGCTAAACGATTCAACCGTAGCCAAGCTTCACGAAATGAAGCTTAGTGTCATGGCTGCAGCATTCCGGGAACAGCTCAAAAACGCAAACTTGTCTGACATGGCTTTTGAAGAACGCTTCGGTCTGCTGATCGATGCCGAATGGGCAGCCCGTAAAAACAATCGGCTGTCGCGCTTGATCAAAAACGCGGGTTTTGCCTTCAATGACGCTTGTATTGAGAACATTGAGTATCATGACGATCGCAAACTCGACAAAGCTCAAATCATCCGCTTGGCTAGCTGTAACTACATCCAAGAAGCCCATAACATCATAATCCTTGGAGCCACGGGTAGCGGAAAAACCTACCTCTCAAATGCTTTTGGCATGGCTGCCAGCCGAAACTTTTACACGGTTAAATATGTACGGCTTCCCGATCTGCTGGGTGAATTGGCCATTGCACGCGGTGAGGGGACATACCGCAAGGTCATCAAAGCTTACAAACAGGTAAAGCTGCTCATTTTGGATGAATGGCTTCTGTTTCCGCTCAAGGAAAGCGAAGCCCGCGATCTGCTTGAGATCGTAGAATCTCGTTACAAAAAAGCTTCTACCATATTCTGTTCCCAGTTTGAGATCGGCGGTTGGTATCATAAAATTGGCGAACCGACACTGGCCGATGCCATTTCAGATCGCATTGTGCATGATTCCTACACCATTTTTATCGACGGTAAAAACTCTATGCGGGAGCGCAAGGGTATTGCCAACAGATAA
- the istA gene encoding IS21 family transposase: MTSYKEILRLHSLGINNSRIASGCGCSRTTVINVLQRAKDQGLSWQTVAEMSDKELSQRLFSSESAKPAYKMPNYDYIHREMAKSGVTLTLLWLEYCDQCRESGQVPYKSTQFNKYYADYVKSTKATMHIHRKPGEIMEVDSAGQTARIIDTDTGEIIQAYVFVAALPYSGYAYVEAFLSQNQESWITAHINAYRFFGGITRIMVPDNLKTGVEKVTKGEAVINKTYQEMAEHYGTAVIPCRVRAPKDKPTVEGSVGIISTWILAALRNQQFLSLRELNAAIREKLMVFLEKPFQKKNGSRATLFDEEKPFLLPLPLKPFELATWKIATVQYNYHISVETQKYSVPFEYIKQKVDVRITRNVIEVFFQGNRICSHPRLYGRSNQYSTLEAHMPPDHQKYVSWNGDRFKSWAAKIGENTSAVINLFLGSHKVEQQGYKACMALLKLADKYSVERLESACTKALSYTVQPSLKSVQAILKSGQDKLPKETPGHSSSEFGLTRGADYYSRRDGKC; the protein is encoded by the coding sequence ATGACCAGTTACAAAGAGATTCTGCGGCTACATAGCCTCGGAATCAACAACAGCCGCATTGCGTCTGGATGCGGATGCTCTCGAACCACGGTTATTAACGTGCTTCAAAGAGCAAAGGATCAAGGGCTAAGTTGGCAGACAGTGGCCGAAATGTCCGACAAGGAGTTGTCACAGCGCCTTTTTTCTTCGGAGAGCGCTAAGCCCGCGTACAAAATGCCGAATTACGACTACATCCATCGTGAGATGGCGAAAAGCGGTGTGACCTTAACTCTGTTATGGCTTGAATACTGCGACCAGTGTCGCGAATCCGGGCAAGTACCGTACAAGTCGACCCAGTTCAACAAATATTACGCTGACTATGTGAAAAGCACCAAGGCAACCATGCACATTCACCGTAAGCCTGGGGAAATCATGGAGGTAGACTCGGCGGGACAAACCGCCAGGATCATCGACACAGACACGGGAGAGATTATCCAAGCCTATGTGTTTGTGGCTGCCCTGCCATACAGCGGCTATGCCTATGTGGAAGCCTTCCTTTCACAAAATCAGGAGAGCTGGATTACCGCCCATATCAACGCCTATCGCTTCTTCGGTGGAATCACTCGCATTATGGTACCGGACAACTTAAAAACCGGCGTGGAGAAGGTGACGAAAGGCGAAGCAGTTATTAACAAGACCTATCAGGAGATGGCTGAACATTATGGTACAGCGGTTATTCCATGCAGAGTTAGGGCTCCCAAAGATAAACCCACGGTAGAAGGATCGGTCGGCATCATCTCAACATGGATACTCGCTGCTCTGCGTAATCAGCAGTTTTTATCGTTACGAGAGCTGAATGCTGCCATTCGGGAAAAGCTAATGGTTTTTCTAGAGAAACCTTTTCAGAAGAAGAACGGGAGCAGAGCCACCTTGTTCGATGAGGAAAAACCCTTCTTGCTGCCGTTGCCCTTAAAGCCATTTGAATTGGCGACCTGGAAGATTGCCACTGTTCAATACAATTACCATATCAGTGTGGAGACCCAGAAGTATTCGGTGCCGTTTGAATACATCAAGCAGAAAGTTGATGTCAGGATTACCCGCAATGTGATTGAGGTCTTCTTCCAAGGCAATCGCATTTGTTCTCATCCCCGGCTCTATGGTAGGAGCAATCAATACAGCACCCTGGAAGCCCATATGCCACCAGATCATCAAAAATATGTGTCTTGGAACGGCGACCGCTTTAAATCCTGGGCAGCCAAAATCGGTGAGAATACAAGCGCTGTCATTAACCTGTTTTTAGGAAGTCACAAAGTCGAGCAGCAGGGCTACAAGGCTTGTATGGCTCTTTTGAAACTGGCCGACAAATATTCGGTGGAGCGCCTTGAATCGGCCTGCACCAAAGCATTGTCCTACACTGTACAGCCTAGCTTGAAGAGCGTTCAGGCCATCTTAAAATCCGGTCAGGACAAGCTGCCGAAAGAAACCCCGGGCCATTCCTCCTCTGAGTTTGGACTCACACGAGGAGCCGATTACTACAGCAGGAGGGATGGAAAATGCTAA